The Candidatus Binatus sp. genome includes a region encoding these proteins:
- a CDS encoding CoA transferase codes for ATERFWQGAKKVLGNPEWMETEFLQTALGRVGHIDMIEAGLMDWLSTQTRAEAFEKSQAEHVPCFPVHSPADVAANEQYKARRFFIEHDHPVAKEVRMPGAPCKFSRTPWRIVRGAPRLGEHNRKIFGERLGRTESELAALAAERII; via the coding sequence CGGCGACCGAGCGCTTCTGGCAGGGCGCGAAGAAAGTGCTCGGCAATCCGGAGTGGATGGAGACGGAGTTTCTGCAGACTGCGCTGGGACGCGTTGGGCATATCGACATGATCGAGGCGGGCCTGATGGATTGGCTATCGACGCAGACGCGCGCCGAGGCGTTCGAAAAATCGCAGGCTGAGCACGTGCCATGCTTCCCGGTTCATTCGCCCGCGGACGTCGCGGCGAACGAGCAATACAAGGCGCGGCGTTTTTTTATCGAGCACGATCATCCGGTGGCGAAAGAAGTGCGGATGCCCGGCGCGCCGTGCAAGTTCTCGCGCACGCCGTGGCGAATCGTGCGCGGTGCACCGCGTCTCGGCGAGCACAATCGCAAAATCTTCGGCGAGCGGCTCGGGCGCACAGAATCGGAACTCGCGGCGCTCGCGGCGGAGCGAATCATATGA